CCAAGGCCTGACAAGCCAGCTCAGTACTTCTGCCTTCCCTCTTTCAAATTGAAGGAAATACCCTCCCAGAGTGGAGGTGTTGCGGCAGGATGAATTGCTGTACACGTGCAATTCAAGAGCCTAACAGCCCAAGAAAATGCTTTAGCCAGTGTCCTGTCAGTCAACATGCCTTAGTTACCAGATTAAAAACTGATCCTCAATGCAGTGGAATTCTACAGCTGAGGCTTTCAAAAAACCCACATTAgaaactcacatgagggtcagtgtggccagaggagagtttgtgcagatccagcagactctggttcacatccttctccatgtgcagagctctctgcattgcctccagaccattgccccactcatcctgctctggcttctggagggagagAAGAGACAGATGCTTCACTCATGTGAAAAGTGAAGGGAAGTGCAATGCAGTGAGCTGCAACTAAACTAGAGAAGAGTGCGCACCATGTAACCTTTTGGTATTACCCCAGATTTCAAGCTTCATATCCATGTCTAGTTCAGGTAGGTGTAATGTAGGGGGATAcaccaaccttgatgtcctgcaggagaactcgacctccacgtttattctggaaagccatcagtttctcagcgtgttcccgctcctcatgggactgctccttgaagaacgcagcaaagtgatgcagggcaacatcatcccggtcaaagtggAAGGACTGTGGGAGAAGAGGAGAAAGTGATAGTGATAGAGTCCGGCAAGCTCCAGATCGCATCCAGTCAAACTTcagcaagagagagagttttttaatccaccccccccccccccccagactagacaaaaaaaaagaaaatatgcAAGTCCTGAATGTCTAGACAATCTGGGTACACATTGGGCTGGGAATACAGTTCAGAACTAGAGATCATAGTTTAGAAATACAAGAGACAGTTCTTGACTGATGAGAGGCTTCATTTGGTTCTCCAACTCCAATTAGGAGTCTGTTGGCTTCTATCAGAAGTGGATACTATGAGGCAGTTATTGGTTAGCCACAGGACAAGTGCAGAATGCAAACAAAACAGCCACAATCTTTGTAAGGGCAGTGAGCACATCTACAGGGGATCATGTGACATCTGTCAACTCAACCAGCCAGAGGAGATGACTGCCCCCTAGACTCAAGGTCTTCTCCAAATGTGACCTCCATTTTAACACAGGTTGTTCCCACTT
This is a stretch of genomic DNA from Stegostoma tigrinum isolate sSteTig4 chromosome 38, sSteTig4.hap1, whole genome shotgun sequence. It encodes these proteins:
- the LOC132206596 gene encoding ferritin heavy chain A-like; this encodes MASQVCQNYHKDCEDAVNKQINLELYSSYVYLFMSFHFDRDDVALHHFAAFFKEQSHEEREHAEKLMAFQNKRGGRVLLQDIKKPEQDEWGNGLEAMQRALHMEKDVNQSLLDLHKLSSGHTDPHLCDFLERHYLDEQVKMIKKLGDHITNLKRLGAPDNGMGEYLFDRLTLGDSD